One Spiroplasma sp. NBRC 100390 DNA window includes the following coding sequences:
- a CDS encoding FAD-dependent oxidoreductase has protein sequence MKVIVVGTNHAGTTAVRTLRRLDPKAEIVTYDKNNNISFLGCGIALWVSGEVKDPKGLFYASPEILQSEGIKVNMEHEVLSIDNKGQKIRVKDLKTGKEFEDNYDKLILAIGSWPIIPPIEGINQEGVHIVKWYQHGELVKKANDDKNIKNVVVCGAGYIGVELVDAFHQKGKNVTLVDISDRIMPRYYDKPFTDKVENAMREAGVNLRGGEKVVKFEGNNNKVTKVVTDKGSYDADLVIWSVGFKPATEILNGVVDLDKNAAIMVDQYMKTSDPNIFAIGDCVEVYDNAKKAPAYIALATNAVRTGVIAAVNALKPEGLASPGFQGSNAINVFGWALASTGVTETVAKDLGFDYEQITFTDNDRPEFMESYQEVLIKILWDKKTRKIIGAQVGSVANHTEVMYMFSLAIMKGVTIDELPLVDIFFLPHFNKPYNFITLPALEVLGLNYFKK, from the coding sequence ATGAAAGTTATTGTAGTCGGAACTAATCATGCGGGGACAACTGCTGTTAGAACCCTAAGAAGATTAGACCCTAAAGCAGAAATTGTTACTTATGATAAAAACAACAATATTTCGTTTTTGGGATGTGGAATTGCATTATGAGTTTCAGGAGAGGTAAAAGATCCAAAAGGTTTATTTTATGCTTCACCAGAAATTTTGCAAAGTGAAGGTATTAAAGTAAACATGGAACATGAAGTATTATCAATTGATAATAAAGGTCAAAAAATTCGTGTTAAAGATTTAAAAACTGGTAAAGAATTTGAAGACAATTATGATAAATTGATTTTAGCAATTGGTTCATGGCCAATCATTCCACCAATTGAGGGTATTAATCAAGAAGGTGTGCATATTGTTAAATGATACCAACATGGGGAATTGGTAAAAAAAGCAAATGATGATAAAAATATTAAAAATGTGGTTGTGTGTGGAGCAGGATACATTGGCGTTGAATTAGTTGATGCTTTTCACCAAAAAGGAAAAAATGTAACCCTAGTTGATATTTCAGATCGTATTATGCCGCGTTATTACGATAAACCATTTACTGATAAAGTTGAAAACGCAATGCGTGAAGCAGGCGTTAATTTACGTGGTGGCGAAAAAGTTGTTAAATTCGAAGGAAATAATAACAAGGTAACAAAGGTAGTAACCGATAAAGGTTCATATGATGCTGATTTAGTAATTTGATCGGTTGGATTTAAACCTGCAACAGAAATTTTAAATGGTGTTGTTGATTTAGATAAAAATGCTGCAATTATGGTTGATCAATATATGAAAACTTCAGATCCAAATATTTTTGCAATTGGAGATTGTGTTGAAGTTTATGATAATGCTAAAAAAGCACCAGCATATATTGCTTTAGCAACAAATGCTGTTCGAACAGGAGTTATTGCTGCTGTTAATGCTTTAAAACCAGAAGGTTTAGCCTCACCAGGATTCCAAGGTTCAAATGCAATTAATGTTTTTGGTTGAGCATTAGCTTCAACAGGAGTAACAGAAACAGTTGCTAAAGATCTTGGTTTTGATTATGAACAAATTACTTTTACGGATAATGATCGTCCAGAATTTATGGAATCTTATCAAGAAGTTTTAATCAAAATTCTTTGGGATAAAAAAACAAGAAAAATTATTGGAGCACAAGTTGGTTCAGTAGCTAATCATACAGAAGTTATGTATATGTTTTCATTAGCTATTATGAAAGGAGTTACAATTGATGAATTGCCATTAGTTGATATTTTCTTCTTGCCACACTTTAATAAACCATATAACTTTATTACTTTACCAGCATTAGAGGTATTAGGTTTAAATTACTTTAAAAAATAA
- a CDS encoding lipoate--protein ligase, translating to MICFKNPSTDVYFNLALDEYLLKSEINDNIFFLWKNSNTIVIGRNQNTIEEINLQAVETDKVNVVRRITGGGAVYQDDGNLCFSIIVDKNDEIAKNYESILQPIINVLQKLGLNAKFAGKNDIEIDGKKISGNAQIKYKDRLLHHGTFLFDVDLSKMQKYLNVDQSKIVSKGIKSIPARVTNIRPLLETDITIDQFMDFITKELLAQGTTVVDLPPDIITAANELADEKYRTWNWNFGNSPEFSYQNKIRYEGKGTVDVRLSVNEGKITNIKFYGDFLGSGGTNHLETILTGCEYSPDKIKEELLKINIKEIFGEKFETQEILDVIFN from the coding sequence ATGATTTGTTTTAAAAATCCTTCAACGGATGTCTATTTTAATTTGGCTTTAGATGAATATCTTTTAAAAAGTGAGATTAACGACAATATTTTCTTTTTGTGAAAAAATTCTAATACAATTGTAATTGGTCGAAACCAAAATACCATTGAAGAAATTAATTTACAAGCAGTTGAAACTGATAAAGTAAATGTTGTTAGACGGATTACTGGGGGAGGAGCTGTTTATCAAGATGATGGGAATTTATGTTTTTCCATCATTGTTGATAAAAATGATGAAATCGCAAAAAATTATGAAAGTATTTTGCAACCTATTATCAATGTTTTACAAAAACTTGGTCTAAATGCTAAGTTTGCCGGTAAAAATGATATTGAAATTGATGGTAAAAAAATTTCTGGAAATGCTCAAATAAAATATAAAGATCGCTTATTACATCATGGGACATTTTTGTTTGATGTTGATTTAAGTAAGATGCAGAAATATTTGAATGTTGATCAGAGTAAAATTGTTTCAAAAGGAATTAAATCAATTCCAGCGCGCGTAACAAATATTCGCCCATTGTTAGAGACAGATATTACAATTGATCAATTTATGGATTTTATTACAAAAGAACTATTAGCCCAAGGAACAACCGTGGTTGATTTGCCACCCGATATTATTACTGCCGCTAATGAATTAGCTGATGAAAAATATCGAACATGAAACTGAAACTTTGGTAATTCACCAGAATTTAGTTATCAAAATAAGATCCGTTATGAAGGAAAAGGAACTGTTGATGTTCGTTTAAGTGTTAATGAAGGAAAAATTACAAATATTAAATTTTATGGTGATTTTTTAGGCTCAGGTGGTACAAACCACCTTGAAACGATTTTAACAGGTTGCGAATATAGCCCGGATAAAATTAAAGAAGAATTATTAAAAATTAATATTAAAGAAATTTTTGGGGAAAAATTTGAAACACAAGAAATCTTAGATGTTATTTTTAATTAA